AACAAGGACCTCACAGATGTAATGACTCAAGTGTATGGTGAGTAGCAAGACTtagatatattttattttttgtcatatgagttttcttttcccttcaatcTGTGTACCAGGCTGCCATGCTTCAAGAATGAGACTAGGTGAGGCAAGatcccacatacacacatccaCAATAACAGCCACAACCATTCTCTCACATTTTAACCTTTTATACCTCTAAGGGTGGTTTTTAGGTAACAGTAAAATATTCCAAGACAAACATTTCTTGTGAtacctaagaaaataatgaacagtTATGATTAGCAGCACAAAGTTTATCATaaagctgaaaataatgaacaatTAAAATTAGCAGCACAAAGTCTATCATAAAAGCTCTTGTTCCACACATGTTGCATTGATGTTCATGAAATACACTTTTGGATTGATTTTTTGGGGAATGAACATAACAGATTGGAACAAAGTTACTAAGAGATACTTTACTGAATGTATCAATAGACATATCTATTGTATGTATTGTAAAGTAGTTATTTTATGTTGTAATAAATTTTACTGTGTGTACCAATAATGGTATCATTGTTTACAATGGGagttttttgtatgtgtgttcaGATTCTGTGATGAGAGTTTATACTTGCCAGCAAGGGAGGATGTGTTGAAAGTTGATGGTTGTGCTTCATCTTCAGGCTTGTCAGCGTGGACCAATCCCCTGCATCCAGACGTCTTCCCTGgagtgagaaagatggaggcAGAGGTTGTGCGCATGTGTTGCAGTCTCTTCAAAGGTGACAGAGACACCTGTGGCTGTGTGagtatcttcttcctttttagttATTCATGGGCTTCCTCTTGGTTTTTACCTTTGAGTGCTCCTTGTTCCTCACCAGGGACTCATATCAATTGTGATTAAGTTCATGTCTTACTACCCAGAGTTTTGCATCACTTGTTCCAACACACACAGTGTGACAAGGAACAAAAGTTAATGTCACAAAGGAAACTGATAAACACATCAAAACTTATCATCATTTCTCTACAGTTACACTGCAGGGGAAAGATCTTTCTTGAGCTTCACTCATCCCTGTTGATGACCTGCCTATTCAAAGCCACCTTGCAGAACatattccatctctccttctagTCATCTGTCTGCCATGGCTGCTTTCACCATCCATGTGATGTTTTTTGTTAGTATAATTTTCCATCCATTCAGTTGTTGATTTTATCATAATGTCTGTTCTCAGAACATTTTCCCATTCATTTAATTGAATGCCACTCTTATGTTTATCAGCAATCTGTATGTCTCACCCCACTTACCAAACAACACCAGTATTTAATTTTCACCTTTGGACCTTCTTATCTATTCTCTGAGTCTTTCATCACATTTACATAGTATAgctataagtatttttttttttatattatgatCATTTCATCACTCATCTTTTTATTTGCATGCTAGAATACAAAATGGTAGTAGTGAAAGAGTTTTACACTGTTGTTTAATTGATAAATCAGAATAATTTTCAAAAGGATTAAAATCTAGGAGATCATGTTCTTGAAATTGATCTTGACTTTTGAATTGTCATATTTGTGAACtgtgtttttttgctttatatttGTATTGATAAAATTATCATgaactatatgaaaaaaatattgattaatAATACCATATTGATAGATTTAATTTGATAAATTTATCATAAAGTATATAAAACAAATGCAATGATAGAAATATCAAGGCTGAGCAAAATCCAGACAGGTGATCACTTATGGCCTGATTGGTAACATGTCTGATTCATGTTGCTGTGTGTGTCCTGTCAAGGATTCTGTCCCACCATGGTTTCTCATAACTAATTTACCCAATCATCAGTTAAATTTCTGATTTGTTTCTGACCCTGTAGGCATATTACATAAGCATCAATTCATCTTCCTATGTTCCAGATGACAACAGGTGGCACAGAGAGTATTGTGATGGCTGTGAAAGCTTACAGGGATTATGCCATTAATGTACGTGGCATCAAGAAACCTGAGATCCTTGTGCCTGTTTCAGCCCATGCTGCTTTTGACAAGGGTAAGCAAAACACAACATATGTATTGTAAGGTCACAGATAAAAGTGTGTTTATCAGCCACgtggtgtagtggttagcacactcAGCTCACAGCTGAAAAGGCCCAAGTTTAGGTCACAAGCATAGCAGGGTGGATGGGCaaacctcttaatgtgtagcctctGTTCACTTAGTGCCAAGTAGGTACAGAATGTAAGACAATGGGTTGTGACCTCACTAACCCAGTGTGTGGCATGTGAGTGATCTCAGTCCTACTCAAAGATCATTCTCTATAACCCCTAAGCTCTTTCTGTATGGAAATAGCTGGCTGGGTAACCAGCAGATGTCCATTGTGTGATCATACCATTAGGAAATTTGAGTTACGTAATTTGTTTACTATACCTATACCAGGACAATATTATCCATAATGGGGCACAGCCAAGATGAGGCAATTGCAAGCTTATATTcacaataattatttttttgcaagTATTCCTTCATGTCTCTGGCTATCAGGCTTAATTTTGTTTGTGATGTCCTTGTCCTATTTCCATATGTATTGTACTAATTGtactccattctttcctttcagcGGCTTATCTACTAGCCATCAGCATCAAACATGTCCCCCTGGATCCAAAGTCCATGAAAGTTGATGTTCATGCAATGAAGAAGATGATTAACAGGAGAACTTGTATGGTAAGAGAAATGCTCACAGTCACACAGAAGGcaaattttctttcatactcAAAGTTTAGACATGTGCATTGCCATGGCTGAAGTGGGGAGATGGCAGCTATTTTGAAACAGCCTTTCCACAATTAAAGAATCCCTAATGTTTTTGTTCTGGTATTAAAAACAAGAGGCTTTCTGTTCAGCATCAAATTTTAACAAATGTTGGAGGAATTCTCCAAAGTTACACTTTTGGGCAACTCATTTTAAgatttcattatcattactgttatccCAAAACCAAGTAATTTGTGCTGATGCTGAAGAGAAGAAACTGCTTCAAAGGCTTGTGCAtattagagagacagagaattcACAGGCTGTTCAGAAGTTCTTTACACTGGAATTGAAGTACTACACAAAATATTGACTTATGTTAATGTTGCAGCTTGCAGTATCAGCACCTCAGTTTCCTCATGGTGTGATAGACCCTGTAGAAGAGGTGGGAGCCCTTGGGGAGCAATACAACATCCCAGTCCATGTTGATGCCTGTCTAGGAGGCTTCCTCATCCCCTTCATGGAGGAGGCTGGctacccactccctccctttgacTTCCGTGTGAAGGGTGTTACAAGCATATCTGCTGACACTCACAAGgtaaagtgtgtgtttgtgtgtgtgtgtgtgtgtgtgtgtgtgtgtgtacacttaAGTGACTTTCTGAAAAATATTGgccaaaaaatgtgtatatgatactcatgttattattattattattattggtgatACAACAGCATACTGTTGtaattgtttatattttatttcataaccatgttctctctctctctcttaattttgcACAAAAATGTCTCAATATGTGATCCTGGAGTAACTTTTTGCCATTGTGTTGTGTCCTGGCAGTATGGCTATGCTCCAAAAGGTTCATCAGTGATCATGTACCGGAACAGCAGTTGGCGGCATCACCAGTTCTTTGTCACTCCAGACTGGCCTGGAGGCATCTATGCCACAGCCACCATTGGGGGATCCAGGTCAGGAGGTGAGTCCCATCCATTGTGAGTGGAAGTAGTGTTTAATCAAAAGGTAAGTACACATAGTGTATGCTTTGGAGACATACCTTTCCAGTTTTATCTTAAGTAATGTTTATCAAAGTGGAGTCAGTGCAAATATTTCTGGTTTTGAATATATGTCAGTTCATATTTGTTTTGAATTACATTGTTACCTAATTCTGCAAAATATAGGTTATCAGTCTGTCTATATACCAAGTTGATTTCTGCCATGAAGGGATGAGATTCATATCTGTATTAacgtgttttctttgtttattattttgttttggttacTTTTGATattagttgtttatttatttacttatttattcattgcttattctttgtgtgtgtaggcaTTGTGGCAGCATGTTGGGCTGCACTGGTGTATCACGGCCATCAGGGTTATGTTGAGTACACCACCAAGATTATACAGACGGCAAAGAAGATAGAGGAAGGGTAAGAAACATTTTTTCACACACCACATTGCAACTTTGCAAACAAACTCATCATTTGCagttgtaatatatatatatatatatatatatatatatatatatatatatatatatatatatatatatatatatatatatatatatatatatatatatatatatatatatatatatatatatatatatatacacacacaacttaTTTTTCAATATAGTAGTACATCTGCAGtcactaaaaggaaaaacaagatgtAGGAGAACCATGGATACTATACACCTTTCCTCTACATCAGTGAGACACAGAGTACTGCTTTGGTAGCTTTATCATATACTGAAGTGTCTTGCAATATGTTGTCATGGcagtacaatttttttctctcaccataTCCATAGAGATCAGGCATTGTGTTCTTAACAAATGGTAGGTTCATGTTCTTGTTGATATTTACTGTATGCATTGATAGAAAACATTTGCAAAACCTTATTCTtataatttgttattcatccttcttATTTGTTCTTTGATTTTTCCCTAACAGTTGTCGCAAGATCCCTGGAATCTTTGTGTATGGCAAACCAGATGTGTCAGTGGTTGCTCTTGGCTCCAATGAGTTCAACATTTACATTCTTTCGGATCGCATGACCAAAAGAGGATGGAATCTAAATGCTCTTCAGTTTCCATCAAGGTGTGTTAAGACTGGCCAGATATAAATGGTCTTTCTTTACCAGGTCAAATTTAGATGGATTAAGGTGTATATTTGAGGGTTGCATGTGGCCATATCATTTTGTTATAAAGTTAAATTAGTTTTATACATGATGAATGATCTGTTATAACTTCCTCATTGAGCAGGCAAGTGTCAACAGATACTAAATTGCAAGAAGAGAATTGACTTGTGACTTTCAAAAGTGCCTAATAAAACATTATCTAAGGGATGTTTGCTCTGCAGCATCCACCTGGCTGTGACAGTACTACACACTCATCCTGGTGTGGCTGATCGCTTCATCTCAGATGTGAAGGAAATTTCTGAAGATATTATCAAGAATCCTCCAAAAGATACTGGTGGAAGTGTAAGTGAAACATAACAGCAGCTTCATTAACTTTCGTTTTGTATCAGATAATAGGTATTCTTATTTTGTATGTGGACAATGAGAACAAAAATCTCCATGATGCACAGTATGAGTTTTGTATACCATGTATACAGATGTTGAACCTTGTACACACATTTATGTAATTCTTGTTTTAATCATGTCTTAATCCAGTGTAATACTTGGCCGCTGGTTTCTTATAACCATCCAGACCATGGCTAAATCTTTACActcacattcctctctccttgCAGGCTGCCATGTATGGCATGGCCCAGAGTATTCCTGACCGCAGCTTGGTTGGTGAGTTAGCATGGTGTTATTTGGATGCTATGTACTCCACCCAGCAGAAGTCCACCAAAGCTGACTAGTGCTCATGGGGTGGCCACTGAACCATCTTCATATCTCTGAAGTCCATCCATCTCTTGTTTTTGGACAACTTTTTCAAATGAAGGCCTTTTATGAAATGACTCAAAGCTGTGATGATTGTATATGGCTAGTCATAACTGGTATTAATTGCTGTTTATGTGCTTATGAAAGGATTGCTGTGCACCTAATCTGTTTGACTTGCAAATTCAGGAAATTCCAGTATCTAATTTtaagatttttctttattaacaagaaagtaataatatttttgTTCTAAGCTTCTGTCTTCACTTTGTGACACACTTTTAACTACCTAATGACCACtgtaaagacaaataaaaaaggatCCACAATATTCTTAACTTTATCATGCATATAAGTTGTACAAGTACTTTATTAATCAATGGTCGCAAAAAAATGTTTGGTACATGTGTGTCTGCTTGTCGTGTTTTCACAGCAGTGAGACCAAATATTGGAATAAAATTACCACCATTCAACATGGAATGGTCTGTAAcccataatgaaaataacaaattaaAAGATTCTGACTCAGTCAGAAGTTCTCACTAAAAACTGCTATTCAAGAGGATGTTGTACCAATTTCCTTCCAAGCTGTGCCTTTCCTGCTATACATTTCCTGTAAGTAGCACAGTTTCTAATACAGCATGCTGTATATGTGTCTAGTAGTAACAATGTATACTCTGTATTGGAATCATGAAGAGCAggaccaaactctctctctctctctctctctctctctctctctctctctctctctctctctctctctctcatattggcTTCAGTTTCATCAAAAGAGATCAGATACAACAGATTTTTATCTAGTGGTCTGATGGGACCACAATTAATAGCTGCTAACAATATCTGAGTTATGTGATATATAATATTTGTATGCATGAtaagattaaataataatatctttAGTATTTCTTTAATACTAACCAGTAAGATGATTGTCACAAAAGAGTTGAAAACATGCCATTCATATTTGAgatgaaagtaaacaaaattctttacGTTATGAAAGATTTAAATATTAATGCACCTCTCCTATTTTATTCCAAATCAAAACATAGTGCCTACAAATATTAAGGGTCTTACAATTCATAGGATGTATTTATTGtcttattgtttgttttcctttaatattggTTTCATTTTGCataaaaaaattcttaaaaacaCCATATCAATGCTGCAGCTTTACAGGCTCACCATGATTCTGGTTTCTCTGTCATGTCTCAGGAGAGGAGCTTGTAtgacttttcctctttatcatgGAAGCAGAGCTCAGGGTTTCTCACTAACGAGACCAATGATTTAGTCATTTATTTGGCTCATAATgtagtagtaactgtggtaGCAGTGAAATGGCCACCCTACTTCATATGCCAAGGACCTGGATGGGTGGCACCACCAGCCTTACACCAATGCTCACTGTTGTGTATGGCGCCCCTGTGAAAATAGTATTTGAACAAAGACTATGGTTGTTTCTTATTGACAATTAAGTTGATCACTTACTCTACATATAAGTTGTTTAAAGACAATTATAGAGGTGCAATGTACTACTTGTTTATGTTGCTAGCACAAAAACAATGCTGTATTGAGAACACCAAATGTCTAGTCTCAGCAGCCACACCTGACTGCATGTATTTTTACACTTAATGACCATTTAAGCTGTTTTACAAGAGCAAAAGATAGCTTATTACTGTTGAACTAATATTGtcagaaggaaaaatgtttgcCTGTTATTTCTCCTCACATAATTATGCACTCTTATTTGTGGCAAGTTCTGAAACAATTTCAACTTACACCTTATAATCCTGTTTTCATGAACAGTGAGAAATGGATGCATTACTTGTCTTGCTATGAAAATTAAATTGAAGGAATTTGACAAAGTCATATATTTTGctctttactttccttattGAGAGCAAAATTACTTTCAGCAGAAAAAACCTGTATATAATCAAGGCCATAATTCACTTGTCAATAATATCAGGTAAAAACAAACAgtcgagagagggagaaaaaatcgTCTAGGTACCAATAAAGTGAATTTACATAGATTAGTCTTAGTTATCTagagaattaaatctagaactAGTCATGTAAGGCAGTTGGCAGCATCACCAGTTCTTTGTCAGTCCAGACTGGCCAGGAAGCATCTATGCCATAACCAGCATTGGAGGATCCAGGTCATGGGGTGAGAGTTCCATCCATAAAAGATAGCTGACCATTGAGGGCAACCAGTAATGGATAAATCTAATTTAGCCATCTCAGGATTCCTCTCAAATAAAAACTAAAGCTTCAACTAGGAAAATATAACAGTATATGTAAGATCAATGCAGATATAACATACCTGAATATCAAATGTAAAAGTTACAGGACTGAAGGGCACTGCCAATTATTGAAGAGACCAGGACACAGACTTGTTCAGGATAATTATAATACCTTATTATAGGAGCAGACTTTCTTTGGTGTTTCCTCAAGGAATTAGTTAGAAAAAATAAGGTTAATTTGTTTGCCAATCCTGAAGGTCACATTACAGTCAGCCATATACCCCATCATATCTATACTCCCTGTGGTGAAGAGGAAATAATTAGTAAAGCCAAATCCTTATTGTTAGCCCAGACAGGAAAAAGAGGCAGTGTCTTATTAGGTCAATTAAGTAATTGAAGAAGGATATGTTACAGTCCATATATATGGACTTAGAGACAATAGAAATAAATCCTGAAGAACCATCACACAATCTCAGTATGAAAGAGTATTACaaacagcaaaataaaaaaatagtaaatatgaGGTAGGACTTTCTTGAAGAAAGGATGTAGTTATATTATCAACAAATCATTACACTGTAAAGAGATGACTCACCAATCAGGTTGAGGAGTAAGGAAAAGCTAAACaagatatttaaaaaataatatgagGATGACTtatagaaaaatagaagggCCAGTAAATTATGAAATGGGACATTATTTACCTCATCCTGGATGCACCTTGTATCCCAGCAAGAACAATGTTAAATTGCAATCGTCAAGAGGCCAAAGATCACCAACATGGTGCCCTCAACAATTGTCTTCAACTGTAAATGCATTAGGGAGTACTCTAAATATCTGTGGGTGGCATGAGCATCTACAGGTGTACAAAAACCATCTGAGCTTCCGGAAACAAGCCTTCAGTAATGTCTATAGCCATTATAAGCTCAAGacagtaaaaaattaaataaaaggtgCATGTTATAAGGATTAAAATGGTCAGCTACCGAATGAAATATCTAGACAAGCAACTATCAtgtaatagtaaagaaaagatataatGCTTCATCACCTTGGTTTTCTACCTCATCCCAAAATCACAGTTATTAAAGCTTTTAGTAGTTGTTTaagttttattcattcattcatactttagagaaacaaatgagatataagaataaatagatattgTATAACTACCAATCTCTCCACAGTGAATAATCTATCTTAGAATGTGCAGTTAATATCAGACTTAGGCAAACTTCTCATCTCGGTCTTCACATGTGTTGAAAGACAAGTTACACCAATCCGGCACCACATCACTAGCAAGATACTGGTCCCGGTGATAAGACCGCAGCATCACCGCCTCTGTAGCTCCCAGGATGGCAcctaagagagaaaaaatataaacaatttCTGTTTATGTCTATTCACATAACTATAGATTCTTATATATATCAATCTGTATACCAGGATAACTTTCTTGCAAAAAAGGAAATGCCTACTCAAGATAATGtgtccagacacacacacacaaacacacacacttagctttaggataaatgttaagtatttccccaccccctctgtacattttcagtttgttaactgcctaaagaataaaccgtattattattattattattattattattattattattattattacacacacacacacacacacactgcgtagTGTAGTGGTAAACACattcggctcacaaccaaggaGGCCTGGGTTCAAGTCCCAaacgcggcgaggcaaatgggtgagcctcttaatgtgtagcccctgttcacctagcaataaataggtacaggatgtaacccaTGGGGTTGTGGCCTCATTGTCCTAGTGTGTTGTgcgtgagtggtctcagtcttacccaaagattggtcactatgagctctgagctctttctgtagggtaacagctggctgggtgaccagcagacaactgtaggtgaatgacacattcacattttccttatacaaataaaactaaaatattGGAGAAAGCATAATTTGATGGTATAAACGATAACCACAACCACTTCACTGTGGTGTACTACTGTGTGGCACAGTCAGCTTGAGTGTTTAACCAGAAAGACTACagggtaaaaaaataatgtaaaccatagaagatagaaaagaagtTAACAAGAATATTTACAGTGAAAGGCACACAAGGATATGAGTAAGCAGATGCTGGTAAACTGTACAATAAAATTATCCTTTCTAATATTCACCTCCAAGCCAGGATACATAGTTGTCCTTAGCTGGTGGATGGTGCAGCATGAATGATGGAATAGGAAGGATCTGGCAGTACTGTTCTGATGCAGCTGCTGCCCGCACTTCAGCCAGGATGCGATGCTTCATGCCCTTCATGCTGGCTGTGCCCCCAATAATTACCAGGTTCTCAGCAAGTTTGTGTCGGGTGTCAATAGGGCACTGTGAAGGGAAGGCCTGTTGTAAAGTACCACTGctgcaaaaaaataatgcttATTTCTTGAAGGATCAAAGATAATTCTCGCTAATAAGACTGAAACTGTAGAGTCCGTCACATTAACATCATTAAAGATGTAAATAACACTTGTATCATGCTATAACTGTTGAGGAAATACAAGAAAGGCAGGCAATACAAATTAAAGGAAGCAAAAtcagagaaagtaagaagaaacaacaaaaagatcTGATGAAGAATATGCAGTACCTGTGAGTAAAAACTTGCAAATTATTTACATTCCATTCCATACATACTGTCAGAAATTCTTACATCAGAAATGAGCATGGATTCTAAATTATTACCATATGAGAgcatttttcaatatttttaggATATTTTTGAAGTTTTTGAGCCTAAATAATAATTCTGAATTTCTAACTtgggagaaaatataaaacaatgtaATTTGTTCAGTGTCAAAAATGTATAAACTGAATATGCAGATTCATTCATAC
This window of the Scylla paramamosain isolate STU-SP2022 chromosome 1, ASM3559412v1, whole genome shotgun sequence genome carries:
- the LOC135100774 gene encoding sphingosine-1-phosphate lyase 1-like; translated protein: MEVAQMYLVRLQEHINGLCTGMPAWEIILRTAATTVLLVWVKGFLFKDESLYERGKKAVFRLARRLPQVKNMLQKEIDKMSDGLTHDLNEAIENTPYLVQLPKEGWSTEKIIEKATEYTKFGTFKWETGCASGTVYNGNKDLTDVMTQVYGLSAWTNPLHPDVFPGVRKMEAEVVRMCCSLFKGDRDTCGCMTTGGTESIVMAVKAYRDYAINVRGIKKPEILVPVSAHAAFDKAAYLLAISIKHVPLDPKSMKVDVHAMKKMINRRTCMLAVSAPQFPHGVIDPVEEVGALGEQYNIPVHVDACLGGFLIPFMEEAGYPLPPFDFRVKGVTSISADTHKYGYAPKGSSVIMYRNSSWRHHQFFVTPDWPGGIYATATIGGSRSGGIVAACWAALVYHGHQGYVEYTTKIIQTAKKIEEGCRKIPGIFVYGKPDVSVVALGSNEFNIYILSDRMTKRGWNLNALQFPSSIHLAVTVLHTHPGVADRFISDVKEISEDIIKNPPKDTGGSAAMYGMAQSIPDRSLVGELAWCYLDAMYSTQQKSTKAD